The sequence below is a genomic window from Mycobacteroides abscessus ATCC 19977.
CCTGATCTGTGCCGGTCGCGTAGCGGCCGATCTGACACTGTGATCTGACACAGTGATCTGACACAGTGATCTGACACTGTGACGCAAGTCTGTTTGCATTGCTAATAGTTGTGGTTTCACAATGGTTTCATGGAAGCGGCCGTCGGTGCCCTGAGTGAGCGCCGCAAGATCGTCATCTTGGGGTCTTGCTGCCTGAGCCTGCTCATCGTGTCGATGGACTCCACCATCGTGAACGTCGCCCTGCCGACCATCCGGGCGGATTTCGGCGCGACTACTTCGCAGCTGCAGTGGGTTATTGATATCTACACCCTGGGCCTGGCCTCGCTGCTGATGCTTTCGGGCGCCGCGGGGGACCGGCTGGGACGCCGGAAGGTCTTTCACCTCGGGCTGTCGATCTTCGCGATCGGCTCGCTGCTCTGCAGTGTGGCGCCCACCGTCGGGCTGCTCATCGCCGCCCGTCTGCTCCAGGCGGTGGGTGGATCGATGCTGAATCCGGTTGCGCTCTCCATCATTTCGCAGGTTTTCACCGGCCGCGTGGAGCGCGCCAGGGCGCTGGGGTTCTGGGGTGCCGTGGTGGGCATATCGATGGCGCTAGGCCCGATCGTCGGGGGGTTGCTGATCCAATGGGTGGGCTGGCGCGCCGTGTTCTGGATCAACCTGCCCGTATGCGTGCTGGCCTTCGTGCTGACGGCGGTCTTTGTGCCGGAGACCAAGTCGGCCACCATGCGCGACATCGACCCCGTAGGCCAGGCACTTGCGGTGCTCTTCCTGTTCGGCATCGTGTTCGCCCTGATCGAAGGGCCATCGCTGGGGTGGGCGACGCCCGGACTGATCGTGGTGCTGGCAGTCGCGCTGGCGGCGTTCGCGGTGTTCCTCCGCTATGAGTCCCGGCGGCGGCACCCGTTCATCGATCTACGTTTCTTCCGCAGCATCCCATTTGCCTCGGCCACTCTTACGGCGATATGCGCGTGCATGGCGTGGAGTGCGTTCTTATTCACCATGTCGCTGTATCTGCAGGGGCAGCGCCACTTCTCGGCAATGCACACCGGCC
It includes:
- a CDS encoding MFS transporter; translation: MEAAVGALSERRKIVILGSCCLSLLIVSMDSTIVNVALPTIRADFGATTSQLQWVIDIYTLGLASLLMLSGAAGDRLGRRKVFHLGLSIFAIGSLLCSVAPTVGLLIAARLLQAVGGSMLNPVALSIISQVFTGRVERARALGFWGAVVGISMALGPIVGGLLIQWVGWRAVFWINLPVCVLAFVLTAVFVPETKSATMRDIDPVGQALAVLFLFGIVFALIEGPSLGWATPGLIVVLAVALAAFAVFLRYESRRRHPFIDLRFFRSIPFASATLTAICACMAWSAFLFTMSLYLQGQRHFSAMHTGLIYLPIAVGALVFSPISGRMVGRFGARPSLLAAGTLFLTASLLLTRVSEATPIWELLVTFAIFGAGFAMVNAPITNAAVSGMPLDRAGAASAVTSTSRQVGVSIGVALCGSIGTPALWFMCAGLGLLIATLGIVSTSPAAVRSAQRLAPLIEGTTAREMSRVG